In one Tessaracoccus palaemonis genomic region, the following are encoded:
- a CDS encoding histidine phosphatase family protein: protein MVDASIVHLQRHGQVENPDGVLYGRLPGFGLSELGHEMAERMGQHWADVPLTHLRCSPLQRAQETIAPTAARHPDLSITTDERVIEAANEFEGMIFGRDNAALRDPRMFWAMRNPLRPSWGEAYADIAKRMRAAIIDAAAEAGPGGQALVVSHQLPIWIARRSAEGRSHVHDPRRRQCTLCSVTSFTVREGVITSVTYAEPVADLLPVSTTGRKFRVGT from the coding sequence GTGGTAGATGCGAGCATCGTGCACCTGCAGAGGCACGGACAGGTGGAGAACCCCGACGGCGTCCTGTACGGGCGGCTTCCCGGATTCGGGCTCTCCGAGCTCGGGCACGAGATGGCCGAGCGGATGGGCCAGCACTGGGCCGACGTCCCCCTGACCCACCTGCGCTGCTCTCCGTTGCAGCGCGCTCAGGAGACCATCGCTCCCACCGCGGCGCGGCACCCGGACCTGTCGATCACCACCGACGAGCGGGTCATCGAGGCCGCCAACGAGTTCGAGGGCATGATCTTCGGTCGCGACAACGCCGCACTCCGCGACCCCAGGATGTTCTGGGCCATGCGCAATCCGCTCCGACCCAGCTGGGGCGAGGCCTACGCGGACATTGCGAAGCGGATGCGCGCCGCGATCATCGACGCCGCCGCCGAGGCCGGTCCCGGCGGGCAGGCACTCGTCGTCAGCCACCAGCTCCCCATCTGGATCGCCCGCCGCTCCGCGGAGGGACGCAGCCACGTCCACGACCCCCGCCGCCGCCAGTGCACCCTGTGTTCGGTGACCTCGTTCACCGTTCGCGAGGGCGTCATCACCAGCGTCACCTATGCCGAGCCCGTCGCCGACCTGCTCC
- a CDS encoding uroporphyrinogen-III synthase, translating to MTESLELTTPADEAGPDQTIGSVTFVGSGPGGLSLLTISGARALSVADLVLVDTDSDLEEVRAMIPAHSTVEAAGVGEVARIRGAVADGQRVVRLGRGDYFSDVDSSGVLAEVLATHGLRINVIPGINRWGAALSFGGVHFGNQCAVLDAMVEVPDIERWPAADTLILRTSGALAAELASVAAERLGADGETLRMVNMGSTAQVSELLTWREVSASEHSEVYFIVGLGIEDSLRDRYGWFEGKPLFDWRVVTPSTKDPLDALVEELSHYGASTEIVATMSIEPPRTEQAMEKAVRGLVDGRYLWLVFTSPYAVTAIAERLSEYGLDSRALSGIMLAAVGRGTVEALARLGLVPDLVPVVENTTGALANEFPAYDDLIDPLNRVLVPSADVSVEPLLVGLGKLGWEVEEVTAYRTVRAAPPAPEVRDDIKTGMFDAVAFTSATAVRNMIGIAGKPHAATVVAAIGPATAAACKMHGLRVDVVADQPTFESLAEGLAEFADRRRAEQVAAGLPPTKPSQRKRRKRRKVVEADA from the coding sequence GTGACCGAGTCACTCGAACTGACCACCCCCGCTGACGAGGCGGGTCCCGATCAGACGATCGGCTCCGTGACCTTCGTCGGATCCGGCCCCGGTGGTCTCTCCCTGCTCACCATTTCGGGTGCCCGTGCGCTCAGCGTGGCGGACCTCGTGCTGGTCGACACCGACTCCGACCTCGAGGAGGTCAGGGCGATGATCCCGGCACACTCGACGGTCGAGGCGGCTGGCGTCGGAGAGGTCGCGAGGATCCGGGGGGCGGTCGCCGACGGCCAGCGGGTCGTTCGGCTCGGACGCGGCGACTATTTCTCCGACGTCGATTCCAGCGGCGTGCTCGCCGAGGTGCTCGCCACGCACGGACTGCGCATCAACGTCATCCCCGGCATCAACAGGTGGGGTGCTGCGCTCAGCTTCGGAGGAGTGCACTTCGGTAACCAGTGCGCGGTGCTGGACGCGATGGTCGAGGTCCCGGACATTGAGCGGTGGCCCGCCGCCGACACGCTCATCCTTCGCACCTCCGGTGCCCTGGCCGCCGAGCTTGCCAGTGTCGCGGCCGAAAGGCTCGGGGCCGATGGCGAGACCCTGCGGATGGTCAACATGGGCAGCACGGCCCAGGTGAGCGAGCTCCTCACCTGGCGCGAGGTCTCGGCCAGCGAGCACTCCGAGGTCTACTTCATCGTCGGCCTCGGCATCGAGGACTCGCTGCGCGACCGGTACGGCTGGTTCGAAGGCAAGCCCCTGTTCGACTGGCGCGTCGTCACCCCGAGCACCAAGGACCCGCTGGACGCCCTCGTGGAGGAGCTCTCGCACTACGGGGCCTCCACCGAGATCGTCGCCACGATGTCCATTGAGCCGCCTCGTACGGAACAGGCCATGGAGAAGGCGGTCCGCGGGCTGGTCGACGGGCGCTACCTGTGGCTCGTCTTCACCTCCCCCTACGCGGTCACCGCCATCGCGGAGCGCCTGAGCGAGTACGGGCTCGACTCCCGTGCGTTGTCCGGCATCATGCTCGCCGCCGTCGGCCGCGGCACAGTGGAGGCGCTCGCCCGGCTCGGCCTCGTCCCCGACCTGGTGCCGGTCGTCGAGAACACCACCGGCGCGCTCGCCAACGAGTTCCCCGCCTATGACGACCTGATCGACCCCCTGAACCGCGTGCTCGTGCCCAGCGCCGACGTGTCGGTCGAGCCGCTGCTCGTCGGCCTCGGCAAGCTCGGCTGGGAGGTCGAGGAGGTCACGGCGTACCGCACCGTGCGCGCGGCCCCGCCGGCCCCGGAGGTCCGCGACGACATCAAGACAGGCATGTTCGACGCCGTCGCCTTCACCTCCGCCACGGCCGTGCGCAACATGATCGGCATCGCGGGCAAGCCGCACGCCGCGACGGTCGTCGCGGCCATCGGTCCCGCGACCGCCGCCGCGTGCAAGATGCACGGCCTGCGCGTCGACGTGGTCGCCGACCAGCCCACGTTCGAGTCCCTGGCCGAGGGGCTGGCGGAGTTCGCCGACCGTCGCCGTGCCGAGCAGGTCGCGGCCGGCCTGCCGCCGACCAAGCCGTCGCAGCGCAAGCGCCGCAAGCGTCGCAAGGTCGTTGAAGCCGACGCGTAG
- a CDS encoding glutaredoxin family protein, which yields MPTPTRVQLLTRHGCHLCVEAETTVRRVCADLGVGVSVVNIDDDERLRDRYTDHVPVTFVDDELHGYWFVDESALREALTSRPRMRDDVSSGVVPSRKLGRDRVTRTDHPR from the coding sequence GTGCCAACTCCCACCCGGGTCCAGCTGCTCACGCGGCACGGTTGCCACCTCTGTGTGGAGGCGGAGACCACCGTGCGTCGCGTCTGCGCGGACCTGGGTGTGGGTGTCAGCGTCGTGAACATCGACGACGACGAGCGGCTGCGCGACCGGTACACCGATCACGTGCCCGTGACGTTCGTCGATGACGAGCTACACGGATACTGGTTTGTTGACGAGAGTGCCTTACGAGAAGCTCTCACGTCGAGGCCGCGAATGCGCGACGATGTGTCCTCAGGCGTTGTCCCCTCAAGAAAGCTAGGACGTGACCGAGTCACTCGAACTGACCACCCCCGCTGA
- a CDS encoding 30S ribosomal protein bS22, whose translation MGSVIKKRRKRMAKKKHRKLLKKTRIQRRRAGK comes from the coding sequence GTGGGTTCTGTTATCAAGAAGCGTCGCAAGCGCATGGCGAAGAAGAAGCACCGCAAGCTGCTGAAGAAGACCCGTATTCAGCGCCGCCGCGCCGGCAAGTAG
- the proC gene encoding pyrroline-5-carboxylate reductase produces MKLAMVGVGSMGEALLAGWLASGVVAADEVGVVQRTAERAAQLGERYGVPAVSLPEAAAAETLVLAVKPYQMAGVLEQVAGSLGPDTLVVSVAAGVTLADLEGALPGAAVVRVMPNTPSLVGHGMAGIIAGTSADAAQTGRVVDLMRAVGGAMITDEAHLDALTALSGSGPAYLYYVAEAMIEAGVHQGLPRAQATELVNQTFIGAAAMLDQAGESATVLRERVTSPGGTTAAALRALDDHGVRSGFLAAVEACARRSAEMSRRD; encoded by the coding sequence ATGAAGCTGGCGATGGTCGGCGTCGGCTCGATGGGTGAGGCGCTGCTCGCGGGCTGGCTGGCCTCCGGCGTCGTCGCGGCGGATGAGGTCGGCGTCGTGCAGCGCACCGCCGAGCGCGCCGCGCAGCTGGGGGAGAGGTACGGCGTCCCGGCCGTCAGCCTGCCCGAGGCCGCGGCGGCAGAGACCCTGGTCCTCGCTGTGAAGCCGTACCAGATGGCCGGCGTGCTGGAGCAGGTCGCAGGATCGCTGGGTCCCGACACGCTCGTCGTGTCCGTCGCGGCGGGAGTAACGCTCGCCGACCTCGAAGGTGCGCTGCCCGGCGCCGCCGTCGTCCGCGTGATGCCGAACACCCCCTCGCTCGTCGGGCACGGCATGGCCGGCATCATCGCGGGGACCTCGGCGGACGCCGCCCAGACCGGCCGGGTCGTCGACCTGATGCGCGCGGTGGGCGGCGCCATGATCACCGATGAGGCCCATCTGGACGCGCTCACCGCACTGTCGGGCTCCGGGCCGGCCTACCTCTACTACGTAGCCGAGGCCATGATCGAGGCCGGCGTCCACCAGGGCCTGCCGCGGGCACAGGCGACCGAGCTCGTGAACCAGACCTTCATCGGCGCCGCCGCCATGCTCGACCAGGCGGGCGAGTCCGCCACCGTGCTGCGCGAGCGGGTCACTTCCCCGGGCGGCACCACGGCCGCCGCCCTGCGCGCGCTCGACGACCACGGGGTGCGCTCCGGGTTCCTGGCCGCGGTCGAGGCGTGCGCCCGGCGCAGCGCCGAGATGTCGCGTCGTGACTGA
- a CDS encoding aspartate-semialdehyde dehydrogenase, which yields MRVGVFGATGQVGGVMRRLLDERNYPVDEIRYFASSRSAGKKLPWKDGEVVVEDIATADFAGLDVAIFSAGGGTSKQYAEKVAAAGATVVDNSSAWRMDDRVPLVVAEVNPGDVVDPQIGIIANPNCTTMAAMPVLKPLHDAAGLVGLQVTTFQAVSGSGVKGVEALATQVGEIDDPRVLALDGSALQVADTSPYVAPIAFNVVPLAGSIVDDGDGETDEEKKLRNESRKILHIPGLPVAGTCVRVPVFSGHSLSVHARFDRAITPDEARELLAAAPGVQLADVPTPLMAAGADPSFVGRIRQDQSVADGKGLVLFISNDNLRKGAALNAIQIAELLVR from the coding sequence ATGCGTGTTGGTGTCTTTGGAGCGACCGGCCAGGTCGGCGGCGTGATGCGCCGTCTGCTGGACGAGCGTAACTATCCCGTCGATGAGATCCGTTACTTCGCCTCGTCCCGGTCCGCCGGGAAGAAGCTGCCGTGGAAGGACGGCGAGGTGGTCGTCGAGGACATCGCCACCGCCGACTTCGCCGGCCTGGACGTGGCGATCTTCTCCGCAGGCGGCGGCACCTCCAAGCAGTACGCCGAGAAGGTCGCGGCCGCGGGCGCGACCGTCGTCGACAACTCCAGCGCGTGGCGCATGGACGACCGCGTGCCGCTGGTCGTCGCCGAGGTGAACCCCGGCGACGTCGTCGACCCCCAGATCGGCATCATCGCCAACCCGAACTGCACCACCATGGCGGCCATGCCCGTGCTCAAGCCGCTGCACGACGCGGCGGGGCTCGTCGGCCTGCAGGTCACCACCTTCCAGGCCGTCTCCGGCTCCGGCGTCAAGGGCGTCGAGGCCCTCGCGACCCAGGTCGGCGAGATCGACGACCCGCGCGTGCTGGCGCTCGACGGCTCGGCCCTCCAGGTGGCCGACACGTCCCCGTACGTCGCGCCCATCGCCTTCAACGTGGTGCCGCTGGCCGGCAGCATCGTCGACGACGGTGACGGCGAGACCGACGAGGAGAAGAAGCTCCGCAACGAGTCGCGCAAGATCCTGCACATCCCCGGGCTGCCCGTCGCCGGGACCTGCGTCCGCGTGCCCGTGTTCTCCGGGCACTCGCTGAGCGTGCACGCCCGCTTCGACCGGGCCATCACGCCCGACGAGGCACGCGAACTCCTGGCTGCGGCGCCCGGAGTCCAGCTGGCCGACGTCCCCACACCGCTGATGGCCGCCGGCGCCGACCCGTCGTTCGTCGGCCGGATCCGGCAGGACCAGAGCGTCGCCGACGGCAAGGGTCTCGTGCTGTTCATCAGCAACGACAACCTCCGCAAGGGCGCCGCCCTCAACGCCATCCAGATCGCGGAGCTGCTGGTCCGATGA
- a CDS encoding CPBP family intramembrane glutamic endopeptidase, which yields MTAEVAPGYRRVLWAEMAVVLMVSLGQSAVYAILSIIERMTRGVSLGSQTSTINSSATPDRPWLDLAYQVAYMTMPLMPVLLAFYLLAVHRRPEEGPFRVMGFDLRRPGFDLAWGFGIFAGIGAAGLAFYLTAVAIGINTQVSPANLAENWWTVPVLILLAIKNGILEEVLMIGFLFTRWAQTGGRMWVIVVISSLIRGAYHLYQGFGGFIGNVVMGLAFGWLFLTVLKRRVMPLVVTHSLLDIVSFLGAGLLPTLMSWIGR from the coding sequence ATGACCGCGGAGGTCGCCCCCGGGTACCGCAGGGTGCTGTGGGCCGAGATGGCCGTGGTCCTCATGGTGTCGCTCGGCCAGTCGGCCGTCTATGCGATCCTGTCGATCATCGAGAGGATGACCCGCGGCGTTTCGCTCGGCAGCCAGACCTCGACGATCAACTCGTCGGCCACCCCCGACAGGCCGTGGCTCGACCTGGCCTACCAGGTCGCCTACATGACCATGCCACTGATGCCGGTGCTGCTGGCCTTCTACCTCCTCGCGGTACACCGTCGGCCTGAGGAGGGGCCGTTCCGCGTCATGGGCTTCGACCTGCGACGCCCCGGCTTCGACCTGGCCTGGGGGTTCGGGATCTTCGCGGGCATCGGCGCCGCCGGCCTGGCCTTCTACCTCACTGCCGTGGCCATCGGCATCAACACGCAGGTCAGCCCGGCGAACCTCGCCGAGAACTGGTGGACGGTGCCGGTCCTGATCCTCCTCGCGATCAAGAACGGCATCCTCGAGGAGGTGCTGATGATCGGCTTCCTCTTCACCCGCTGGGCCCAGACGGGCGGGCGGATGTGGGTCATCGTGGTCATCTCCTCGCTCATCCGGGGCGCCTACCACCTCTACCAGGGCTTCGGCGGCTTCATCGGCAACGTCGTGATGGGGCTGGCCTTCGGCTGGCTGTTCCTGACCGTGCTGAAGCGACGCGTCATGCCGCTCGTCGTGACGCACTCGCTGCTCGACATCGTCTCGTTCCTCGGCGCTGGCCTGCTGCCGACGCTCATGTCGTGGATCGGCCGCTGA
- a CDS encoding proline dehydrogenase family protein, producing MTKVNRPLRRLIRSRRVRQSALATGVAQDTAASYIAGPDLDGASTVVERLRRQGLDVSLAYLPETDEETESVAELHRALERFGDGARGIEFSVKPSSLGLREDPTAATEALRELATAAHGRGAFLTLEMQGAEAYDATLSMWRDVREDVPTLGITLPAEIRRSEREALTLAREGSRIRICVGSYPVPRDQIHRREQDKLLAFVRCLRIVMDNGGYAMVASHDATIIAITQELAGRSNLPADGFEFQMLQGVRPLEQRRLVDIGYRCRTYLPYGPAWFEYLTTRIAARPRTAFNYLRALADKR from the coding sequence GTGACCAAGGTCAACCGTCCGCTGCGCCGCCTGATCCGCTCGCGCAGGGTGCGCCAGTCCGCGCTCGCCACCGGCGTGGCCCAGGACACCGCGGCCAGCTACATCGCCGGCCCCGACCTTGACGGTGCTTCGACGGTCGTCGAACGACTCCGCCGGCAGGGTCTGGACGTGTCGCTGGCCTATCTCCCCGAGACGGACGAGGAGACCGAGTCGGTCGCCGAGTTGCACCGGGCCCTCGAGCGGTTCGGAGACGGTGCCCGCGGCATCGAGTTCTCCGTGAAGCCGTCTTCGTTGGGGCTGCGCGAGGACCCGACCGCCGCGACGGAGGCGCTTCGGGAGCTGGCAACCGCCGCGCATGGTCGCGGAGCCTTCCTCACCCTCGAGATGCAGGGCGCCGAGGCCTACGACGCGACGCTTTCCATGTGGCGCGACGTGCGCGAAGACGTCCCGACGCTCGGGATCACGCTGCCGGCCGAGATCCGACGCAGCGAGCGGGAGGCCCTCACGCTGGCCCGCGAGGGATCCCGCATCCGCATCTGCGTCGGCTCCTACCCCGTTCCGCGCGACCAGATCCACCGCCGGGAACAGGACAAGCTGCTGGCCTTCGTGCGGTGCCTGCGCATCGTGATGGACAACGGCGGCTACGCGATGGTCGCCTCGCACGACGCCACCATCATCGCCATCACCCAGGAACTGGCCGGCCGCAGCAATCTCCCTGCCGACGGGTTCGAGTTCCAGATGCTGCAGGGCGTCAGGCCGCTGGAGCAGCGCAGACTGGTGGACATCGGCTACCGCTGCCGCACCTACCTTCCCTACGGGCCCGCATGGTTCGAGTACCTGACCACCCGCATCGCGGCCCGCCCCCGCACGGCCTTCAACTACCTGCGGGCACTGGCGGACAAGAGATGA
- a CDS encoding sugar phosphate isomerase/epimerase family protein, with protein sequence MNVPQVLLSTTSVFPEASTSAFELSASLGYDGVELMVGVDSLSVDIDAIAKLADYHGVPVRSVHAPTLLVTQGTWGNDSWEKLRRSGEAVRQLGGDVVVVHPPFRWQRDYGKTFVDGIATLNADFDDVKFCVENMYPWRTPAGNIQAYLPGWDPTDFAYEHLTLDLSHASTSQRQSMDFVHAWGPRLAHVHLTDGKGSLKDEHLLPGEGDQSAWDVLAEICSRGFEGHIVLEVSTRRARSRAEREDLLGESLENIRRTMSAAVPEKG encoded by the coding sequence GTGAACGTCCCGCAGGTCCTGCTGTCGACCACTTCGGTCTTCCCCGAGGCCTCAACCAGCGCATTCGAGTTGTCCGCCTCTCTCGGCTACGACGGGGTGGAGCTCATGGTCGGCGTCGATTCACTGAGCGTGGACATCGATGCCATCGCGAAACTGGCCGACTACCACGGTGTTCCTGTGCGTTCCGTGCACGCTCCGACGTTGCTCGTCACTCAGGGAACCTGGGGCAACGACTCCTGGGAGAAGCTGCGCCGCTCCGGGGAGGCGGTCCGGCAGTTGGGCGGTGACGTGGTCGTCGTGCACCCCCCGTTCCGCTGGCAGCGTGACTACGGAAAGACCTTCGTCGACGGCATCGCGACCCTGAATGCGGACTTCGACGACGTGAAGTTCTGCGTCGAGAACATGTATCCGTGGCGCACGCCCGCCGGCAACATCCAGGCATACCTGCCCGGCTGGGACCCCACCGACTTCGCCTACGAGCACCTGACCCTCGACCTCTCGCACGCCTCCACGTCGCAGCGGCAGTCCATGGACTTCGTCCACGCGTGGGGGCCGCGGCTCGCCCACGTCCACCTCACCGACGGCAAGGGCTCGCTGAAGGACGAACACCTCCTCCCCGGCGAGGGCGACCAGTCGGCCTGGGACGTGCTCGCGGAGATCTGCAGCCGCGGCTTCGAGGGCCACATTGTGCTGGAGGTCTCCACTCGGCGCGCACGCTCCCGCGCTGAACGCGAGGACCTCCTCGGTGAGTCCCTGGAGAACATCCGACGCACGATGTCGGCCGCCGTGCCGGAGAAGGGCTGA
- a CDS encoding VOC family protein — protein MHVDHLIYAIGPDGLKAEAGRLADELGTEYKDGGFHPRFGTRNHIIPLTDGRYIEVVEVLDHPASDKAAFGQAVRARSEMGGGWLGWVVSVADLTPYEERLNRSAVPGSRQFPDGRRLEWSQIGIRGLIADPQLPYFLQWKSDASLRPSALSGDATLTEIQIAGSASRLSEWLGEPIGAELDGVKLDLVSPRGTPGISSVTFECPKGTVTI, from the coding sequence ATGCACGTCGACCATCTGATCTATGCCATTGGTCCCGACGGCCTCAAAGCGGAGGCCGGGCGGCTCGCTGACGAGCTCGGAACCGAGTACAAGGACGGCGGCTTCCACCCGCGCTTCGGCACCCGCAACCACATCATCCCGCTGACCGACGGTCGCTACATCGAGGTCGTCGAGGTCCTCGATCACCCCGCGTCCGACAAGGCGGCGTTCGGCCAGGCCGTCAGGGCCCGTTCGGAGATGGGTGGCGGGTGGCTCGGCTGGGTCGTGAGCGTCGCGGACCTGACCCCCTATGAAGAGCGCCTGAACCGCTCCGCGGTCCCCGGGTCGCGTCAGTTTCCCGACGGCCGCCGGCTCGAGTGGTCGCAGATCGGCATCCGCGGCCTGATCGCCGACCCGCAGCTGCCGTACTTCCTGCAGTGGAAGAGCGACGCGTCGCTGCGCCCCTCCGCCCTTTCGGGCGACGCGACCCTGACCGAGATCCAGATTGCCGGCTCGGCCAGCCGGCTGTCCGAGTGGCTCGGCGAGCCGATCGGTGCCGAACTCGACGGCGTCAAGCTCGACCTGGTCTCCCCCCGCGGGACCCCTGGAATCAGCAGCGTCACGTTCGAGTGCCCCAAGGGAACCGTCACGATCTGA
- a CDS encoding lycopene cyclase domain-containing protein, producing the protein MDGWQYLILMGACVLITLPLEFVLGARVYRSPRRLALAMAPMLVVFIVWDVVGILRGHWSYSDRFTTGIMLGVMPLEELVFFLVIPLCGLLTYEAVGRVAALIRSTGRLRWRWPDGIVREQEEKADA; encoded by the coding sequence GTGGACGGCTGGCAGTACCTGATCCTCATGGGCGCGTGTGTGCTGATCACACTGCCGCTGGAGTTCGTGCTCGGCGCGCGGGTCTACCGCTCCCCTCGTCGGCTGGCGCTGGCCATGGCCCCGATGCTGGTGGTGTTCATCGTCTGGGATGTCGTGGGCATCCTGCGCGGGCACTGGAGCTACTCCGACCGCTTCACGACGGGGATCATGCTGGGCGTGATGCCGCTGGAGGAGCTCGTGTTCTTCCTCGTCATCCCACTGTGCGGGCTGCTGACCTACGAGGCCGTGGGGCGCGTCGCGGCGCTGATCCGCTCCACGGGCCGGCTGCGGTGGCGCTGGCCCGACGGAATCGTCCGCGAACAGGAGGAGAAGGCCGATGCCTGA
- a CDS encoding lycopene cyclase domain-containing protein — MPEYTVLTVLAVVVVIALELAWLRTGIFRSAQYWGAMAIVFFFQCLVDGWLTKLSDPIVLYSPAQFSGIRFPWDIPIEDFGFGFAMVTGTMLGWLRLGSKEARDDA, encoded by the coding sequence ATGCCTGAGTACACAGTCCTCACGGTCCTCGCCGTGGTGGTGGTGATCGCACTGGAGCTCGCCTGGCTGCGGACCGGCATCTTCCGCTCGGCCCAGTACTGGGGCGCCATGGCGATCGTGTTCTTCTTCCAGTGCCTGGTCGACGGCTGGCTCACCAAGTTGAGCGACCCGATCGTGCTCTACTCCCCCGCCCAGTTCTCCGGCATCCGGTTCCCGTGGGACATCCCCATCGAGGACTTCGGGTTCGGATTTGCGATGGTGACGGGCACGATGCTCGGATGGCTGCGGCTCGGCAGCAAGGAGGCTCGAGACGATGCATGA
- a CDS encoding class I SAM-dependent methyltransferase, translated as MHDLRARFDHGADHYDLLVSLNPGYHRHLRSAAAELADRLRGIDAPRVLDLACGSGASTRAVVDALPAGATVHGIDLSRGMLAQAARHTWPAGVTFEQGRVGDLDTARIGEGSWDAVFASYLFRNIPEAGRDGALAEVARLLKPGGHLITQEYSVAGSPGADLRWTLVSWSIIIPLGSVVDRDPDLYRYLWRSARRFDSPAAFMDRIADAGFRDVRTRTVSGWQRGILHTFAAVRP; from the coding sequence ATGCATGACCTGCGCGCGCGGTTCGACCATGGCGCCGACCACTACGACCTGCTGGTCTCGCTCAACCCCGGCTACCACCGACACCTGCGCTCCGCAGCCGCCGAGCTCGCCGACCGGCTGCGCGGCATCGACGCCCCGCGGGTGCTCGACCTCGCCTGCGGGTCCGGGGCCTCGACGCGCGCCGTGGTCGACGCTCTCCCCGCCGGGGCGACGGTCCACGGCATCGACCTGTCGAGGGGCATGCTCGCCCAGGCCGCCCGGCACACCTGGCCCGCGGGCGTCACCTTCGAGCAGGGCCGCGTCGGCGACCTCGACACCGCCCGCATCGGCGAGGGCAGCTGGGACGCCGTGTTCGCCAGCTACCTGTTCCGCAACATCCCCGAGGCCGGGCGCGACGGGGCGCTCGCCGAGGTGGCGCGCCTGCTGAAACCAGGCGGGCACCTCATCACACAGGAATACTCGGTCGCAGGCTCCCCCGGCGCGGATCTGCGCTGGACGCTCGTCTCCTGGTCGATCATCATCCCGCTGGGCTCGGTGGTCGACCGCGACCCTGACCTCTACCGCTACCTGTGGCGCAGCGCCCGACGGTTCGACTCCCCCGCCGCGTTCATGGACCGCATCGCCGACGCGGGCTTCCGCGACGTCCGTACCCGCACCGTCAGCGGCTGGCAGCGCGGCATCCTGCACACGTTCGCGGCGGTGCGGCCGTGA